GAATAATGCGATGAAAGCGCACACCTTCATAATATCCATTTTTTCCATGTGTGATAAAATTTTCTACCGCTTTAGGTGCTTCCTTTGGATAGAGTTCAAATTCAATATCACCTTGCGTGGTTTGCATAACTATAATAGGGTTTACTTCCATCATCGACCTCCTTGATAATTTAAAGAGGGTAACATTTTTTCAATTTTGATGGTAAGATTTTTGTCATGTGTATGCAAATCACGCATCTTTTTTTAGCCTACCCTCTTTTCGAACAGTTAAAGACTCAAGGAAAAAGCATTGATGAATGCGGGCTTTTTTTAGCAGGCGTTTTATTTCCAGACATTCAATATATTGCCCCTGTGTCTAGAGAACAAACGCATCTAATTTCCAATGAGATCCATAAAAACCACTTTCCTCAACTCTACCAAGATATTTTGTGCGATCTAGAGAAAAAAGACTTTTTTAAAGCAGGTATGAAATTTCACGCGTTTTGTGATCGCATGCGAGTGGAAGTGATCTGTGCAAATCGTACTTATGAAACACTCTCTTCTGCCCCCTGGATCCCTTTAAAACAAAAACTCTCTGTTTTAGATAATTGTCTCAAATTGGTAGAAGATATATATGCTTTTGAAAAGCTCTCCATTGATGCTTATACAGAAATGACTTTTTGTGTTTTGTATGCTGTGCAATCTGTTTTGTTCAAGCAAGAGATGCTCTCGCAATTTAATCTTGATGAAGCCACGCTCAATCAATGGTATCAGGTGACGTGTGAGTATGTCGCCAACTTTGGTCCTCTTGCTAGGCAGCATTTTTGCGACATGCTAGGCAAAGAAAACGAAGGCTGGTTACTCAATATGTGTATCGATATGTTTAAAACATCCGATGCTTTGGATTATTTCGAAAAACTCAACGTTTCTTTTGAACAATGGAATCAAACCCAATTTGATCTTCCACAACCCTTGCAACCCTTTTCATCAGCAGAGCTTAGAATTTAATAACTTATCTAATCGTTTATCAGCCACATTTAGAGATTTAGCGACTCGATCGATGTTTTTCCACGGATCATTTTTAAGGTGTCTTTGCACATTTTTTATATTAAAACTTTGTGCATTGAGCTTGGCGCTGAGCTCCTTCCAAGAAAGTGGCATTGCAATAGGCGCTCCTGGCAAGGGTCTGACGGCAAAAGGAGCCACCCCTGTTTGAGCATACCCATTTCTCAAATAATCGATGAACACTTTGCTTCGTCTTTTATTTTTTCGAGGTTCGATGGTATAGAGTTTAGGTTTTTTCTTAGCAAGATATTTGGCAACATCTCTTGCAAAATGGCGCACATCGGTAAAATTCCACTCTCTTTTGATAGGAACCACAACATGCAATCCCTTCGATCCTGTGGTCATGACAAATGCACTTAATTTCAATTCTTTTTCCAAAATATCGCGCAAATCTTTTGCTCCTTGAACAACTAAGCCAAAATTGGCACCGCTTGGATCTAAATCAAAAATCATGCGATCTGGCACATTGGGCATATCATCTTGAGATAACCACATGTGTGGTGTGATACAAGCCTGATTGGCCAAATAGGTCAGTGTGGCTTTATTGTTACACACTAACATATGAATATTTCCTCCTTTTTCTCGTTTGATAGATTTTGTATCAATCCATTTAGGGAAATAGTCAGAAACGTTTTTTTGCATAAAAGACTCTTTGTTGATTCCATTGGGATAGCGCTGCATCATAATCGGCCGATGTCGCATGCATTTTAACATGTAGGGCGCAATTTTTTGATAATAGGCAATCAAATCCCCCTTCGTGATGCGATCCTTGGGAAATAAAATCTTATCCTCATTGGTCAGCTCCACATCTTTGCCGCTTATTTTTACATGTCTTGATTGTTTCATTTTGCTCTCTCCCTTTTTACACTTTTTGCAGATTTATCCGATCTTAGCCCCAAAAAACTTGGATGGCGCAACTTGCCACCAGGTGTCCATTCCGTAAATTCCACTTGAGCCACAACAGAAGGCGAAACCCAGTGGATGTTTCTTTCATGGATTTTTTGGTTTTTGAATGGATTTGAATCTCTTTCTAATCTTTTTAGTCTTGAACCTAAACGAGATAAAAGTTCTGTGTTGTATCCCG
This sequence is a window from Chlamydiota bacterium. Protein-coding genes within it:
- a CDS encoding hypothetical protein (Multifunctional non-homologous end joining protein LigD) is translated as MKQSRHVKISGKDVELTNEDKILFPKDRITKGDLIAYYQKIAPYMLKCMRHRPIMMQRYPNGINKESFMQKNVSDYFPKWIDTKSIKREKGGNIHMLVCNNKATLTYLANQACITPHMWLSQDDMPNVPDRMIFDLDPSGANFGLVVQGAKDLRDILEKELKLSAFVMTTGSKGLHVVVPIKREWNFTDVRHFARDVAKYLAKKKPKLYTIEPRKNKRRSKVFIDYLRNGYAQTGVAPFAVRPLPGAPIAMPLSWKELSAKLNAQSFNIKNVQRHLKNDPWKNIDRVAKSLNVADKRLDKLLNSKLC